A window of Candidatus Aminicenantes bacterium contains these coding sequences:
- a CDS encoding MurR/RpiR family transcriptional regulator: MNRNLKEEIKRGAPTYSRMQKHLANFLVDNWAEIPLLSIERIAEKAGVSMASITRFTRKLSCQGFHDFKNQVKRELMQNIANPLDRFFSIPSDFHGKKSLIKAARQDVKNINRLLASISEKTFLRLVDMIEKANMIFTFGIGISSIFSSLIAYTFNQIEKKTHSLDEGSTPVEEKICHIEKDDLILFSSFFPYSRSTAFSPLPFRLCRCC, encoded by the coding sequence ATGAATAGAAATTTAAAGGAAGAAATTAAAAGAGGCGCCCCCACCTACTCGCGAATGCAGAAACACCTGGCCAACTTCCTGGTCGACAACTGGGCCGAGATCCCCCTGCTTTCCATCGAAAGGATCGCCGAGAAAGCGGGGGTGAGCATGGCGTCGATCACCCGCTTCACCCGCAAGTTGTCATGCCAGGGTTTTCATGATTTCAAAAACCAGGTGAAACGCGAGCTCATGCAGAACATCGCCAACCCGCTGGACCGTTTTTTTTCGATTCCCAGCGACTTTCACGGCAAGAAATCGCTGATCAAGGCGGCCCGCCAGGATGTCAAGAACATCAACCGTTTGCTGGCCTCCATCAGCGAGAAAACGTTCCTGCGCCTGGTGGACATGATCGAGAAGGCGAACATGATTTTCACGTTCGGCATCGGCATCTCCTCGATTTTTTCGAGCTTGATCGCCTATACCTTCAACCAGATCGAAAAGAAGACCCACAGCCTGGATGAGGGCAGCACCCCGGTCGAGGAGAAGATCTGCCATATCGAAAAGGATGACCTGATCCTATTTTCATCCTTTTTCCCCTACTCGCGCTCGACGGCCTTTTCACCACTTCCATTTCGGCTTTGTCGGTGCTGCTGA